Proteins co-encoded in one Cyprinus carpio isolate SPL01 chromosome B5, ASM1834038v1, whole genome shotgun sequence genomic window:
- the nr2f1a gene encoding nuclear receptor subfamily 2 group F member 1-A isoform X2, translating to MAMVVSVWRDPQEDVAGGPPSGPNPAAQPAREQQQAASAAPHTPQTPSQPGPPSTPGTAGDKGSQNSGQSQQHIECVVCGDKSSGKHYGQFTCEGCKSFFKRSVRRNLTYTCRANRNCPIDQHHRNQCQYCRLKKCLKVGMRREVQRGRMPPTQPNPGQYALTNGDPLNGHCYLSGYISLLLRAEPYPTSRYGSQCMQPNNIMGIENICELAARLLFSAVEWARNIPFFPDLQITDQVSLLRLTWSELFVLNAAQCSMPLHVAPLLAAAGLHASPMSADRVVAFMDHIRIFQEQVEKLKALHVDSAEYSCIKAIVLFTSDACGLSDAAHIESLQEKSQCALEEYVRSQYPNQPSRFGKLLLRLPSLRTVSSSVIEQLFFVRLVGKTPIETLIRDMLLSGSSFNWPYMSIQ from the exons ATGGCAATGGTAGTTAGCGTCTGGCGAGATCCGCAGGAAGACGTGGCCGGAGGACCTCCGAGCGGCCCCAATCCAGCAGCTCAGCCGGCGAGGGAGCAACAGCAGGCGGCGTCAGCGGCACCACACACTCCGCAGACCCCCAGTCAGCCAGGACCCCCGTCCACACCAGGGACGGCTGGCGACAAGGGCAGCCAGAATTCTGGACAGAGTCAGCAGCATATAGAATGTGTTGTTTGCGGGGACAAATCGAGCGGCAAGCACTATGGTCAATTCACCTGCGAAGGATGCAAAAGTTTCTTCAAGAGGAGTGTCCGAAGGAACTTAACGTATACATGTCGTGCCAACAGGAACTGTCCTATTGACCAGCACCATCGTAATCAGTGCCAATATTGTCGGCTGAAGAAGTGTTTAAAAGTGGGCATGCGGCGGGAAG TTCAGCGAGGCAGAATGCCTCCAACCCAACCGAACCCGGGCCAGTACGCGCTAACGAACGGGGATCCTCTGAACGGTCATTGCTATCTCTCCGGATACATCTCGTTACTACTTCGGGCCGAGCCTTATCCTACTTCTCGCTATGGCAGCCAGTGCATGCAGCCCAATAATATTATGGGGATCGAGAACATCTGTGAGCTTGCAGCTCGCCTGCTCTTCAGTGCTGTGGAATGGGCGAGGAACATCCCTTTCTTTCCCGACCTGCAGATCACCGACCAGGTGTCCCTGCTCAGACTGACATGGAGCGAGTTATTTGTGCTAAATGCGGCTCAATGCTCCATGCCCCTACATGTGGCCCCACTGCTCGCCGCCGCCGGCCTGCACGCCTCTCCTATGTCGGCGGACCGCGTCGTGGCCTTCATGGATCACATTCGTATCTTCCAGGAGCAGGTCGAGAAGCTCAAAGCACTGCACGTCGATTCTGCAGAATACAGCTGCATTAAGGCAATAGTGCTCTTCACATCAG ACGCTTGCGGCCTGTCAGATGCTGCACACATCGAGAGCCTGCAGGAGAAGTCTCAGTGCGCCCTGGAGGAGTACGTGAGGAGCCAGTACCCGAACCAGCCCAGTCGCTTTGGCAAGCTTTTACTGCGACTGCCTTCTCTCCGCACTGTCTCTTCGTCTGTAATTGAACAGCTGTTCTTCGTTCGCTTGGTAGGTAAAACTCCCATTGAAACCCTCATCAGGGATATGTTATTATCCGGGAGCAGCTTCAACTGGCCCTACATGTCCATTCAATGA
- the nr2f1a gene encoding nuclear receptor subfamily 2 group F member 1-A isoform X1, translated as MAMVVSVWRDPQEDVAGGPPSGPNPAAQPAREQQQAASAAPHTPQTPSQPGPPSTPGTAGDKGSQNSGQSQQHIECVVCGDKSSGKHYGQFTCEGCKSFFKRSVRRNLTYTCRANRNCPIDQHHRNQCQYCRLKKCLKVGMRREAVQRGRMPPTQPNPGQYALTNGDPLNGHCYLSGYISLLLRAEPYPTSRYGSQCMQPNNIMGIENICELAARLLFSAVEWARNIPFFPDLQITDQVSLLRLTWSELFVLNAAQCSMPLHVAPLLAAAGLHASPMSADRVVAFMDHIRIFQEQVEKLKALHVDSAEYSCIKAIVLFTSDACGLSDAAHIESLQEKSQCALEEYVRSQYPNQPSRFGKLLLRLPSLRTVSSSVIEQLFFVRLVGKTPIETLIRDMLLSGSSFNWPYMSIQ; from the exons ATGGCAATGGTAGTTAGCGTCTGGCGAGATCCGCAGGAAGACGTGGCCGGAGGACCTCCGAGCGGCCCCAATCCAGCAGCTCAGCCGGCGAGGGAGCAACAGCAGGCGGCGTCAGCGGCACCACACACTCCGCAGACCCCCAGTCAGCCAGGACCCCCGTCCACACCAGGGACGGCTGGCGACAAGGGCAGCCAGAATTCTGGACAGAGTCAGCAGCATATAGAATGTGTTGTTTGCGGGGACAAATCGAGCGGCAAGCACTATGGTCAATTCACCTGCGAAGGATGCAAAAGTTTCTTCAAGAGGAGTGTCCGAAGGAACTTAACGTATACATGTCGTGCCAACAGGAACTGTCCTATTGACCAGCACCATCGTAATCAGTGCCAATATTGTCGGCTGAAGAAGTGTTTAAAAGTGGGCATGCGGCGGGAAG CGGTTCAGCGAGGCAGAATGCCTCCAACCCAACCGAACCCGGGCCAGTACGCGCTAACGAACGGGGATCCTCTGAACGGTCATTGCTATCTCTCCGGATACATCTCGTTACTACTTCGGGCCGAGCCTTATCCTACTTCTCGCTATGGCAGCCAGTGCATGCAGCCCAATAATATTATGGGGATCGAGAACATCTGTGAGCTTGCAGCTCGCCTGCTCTTCAGTGCTGTGGAATGGGCGAGGAACATCCCTTTCTTTCCCGACCTGCAGATCACCGACCAGGTGTCCCTGCTCAGACTGACATGGAGCGAGTTATTTGTGCTAAATGCGGCTCAATGCTCCATGCCCCTACATGTGGCCCCACTGCTCGCCGCCGCCGGCCTGCACGCCTCTCCTATGTCGGCGGACCGCGTCGTGGCCTTCATGGATCACATTCGTATCTTCCAGGAGCAGGTCGAGAAGCTCAAAGCACTGCACGTCGATTCTGCAGAATACAGCTGCATTAAGGCAATAGTGCTCTTCACATCAG ACGCTTGCGGCCTGTCAGATGCTGCACACATCGAGAGCCTGCAGGAGAAGTCTCAGTGCGCCCTGGAGGAGTACGTGAGGAGCCAGTACCCGAACCAGCCCAGTCGCTTTGGCAAGCTTTTACTGCGACTGCCTTCTCTCCGCACTGTCTCTTCGTCTGTAATTGAACAGCTGTTCTTCGTTCGCTTGGTAGGTAAAACTCCCATTGAAACCCTCATCAGGGATATGTTATTATCCGGGAGCAGCTTCAACTGGCCCTACATGTCCATTCAATGA